The Sporocytophaga myxococcoides genome includes a window with the following:
- the abc-f gene encoding ribosomal protection-like ABC-F family protein has protein sequence MIILQNLTYIHSNKDLLFDNIHLAVNDNEKIALIGNNGSGKSTLIKIMAGIVQPSAGLVNSSSKPYYVPQIFGQFNEHTIAQALQIEDKLNALSEILSGNVSESNFATLNDDWTIEERSYAALAHWGHQGLDLKQRMNTLSGGQKTKVFLAGILIHQPDIILMDEPSNHLDLSGRALLYNFIQSCESTLVVISHDRKLLNMLDIVVELSSKGLSVYGGSYDFYKEQKLSERQALDHDLKSKEKELRKAKEIEREALERQQRTDARGKKKQEKAGLPRISMNTLKNKAENSTAKVKGVHAEKTGMLSQELNDLRKELPEADKIKFGFDNSSLHKGKILCSVKEINHSYDQNLLWKERLSFQITSGERLVVKGLNGKGKTTLIKIILGEIKPLIGTIYKADCKTVYIDQEYSIIDNDFSVYEQAQTFNSTSLQEHEVKIRLNRFLFTKDDWDKSCSVLSGGEKMRLMLCCLTISSQVPDIIVLDEPTNNLDIQNVEIMTAAINEYEGTLIVISHDEYFLEQVGVEREIELI, from the coding sequence CGATAATGAAAAAATTGCTCTGATCGGAAATAATGGTTCCGGCAAATCCACATTGATAAAAATAATGGCCGGTATTGTTCAGCCATCTGCAGGGCTTGTGAATAGCAGCTCAAAGCCATATTATGTTCCTCAGATCTTCGGTCAGTTTAATGAACATACAATTGCCCAGGCACTTCAGATTGAAGATAAGCTGAATGCTTTGTCTGAAATCCTCAGTGGCAATGTCAGTGAGTCGAATTTCGCCACACTTAATGACGACTGGACAATTGAAGAAAGATCTTATGCAGCTCTTGCTCACTGGGGGCATCAGGGGTTGGACCTTAAACAGCGCATGAATACTTTAAGTGGAGGGCAGAAGACCAAAGTTTTTCTTGCAGGAATATTGATCCATCAACCTGATATTATATTAATGGATGAGCCTAGCAATCATTTGGATCTAAGTGGAAGAGCTCTTCTGTATAACTTTATTCAGTCATGTGAATCAACCTTAGTAGTAATAAGTCATGACAGAAAGCTTCTGAATATGCTTGATATAGTTGTAGAATTGAGCAGCAAAGGGCTGTCAGTATATGGAGGTAGTTATGATTTCTATAAAGAGCAGAAACTATCAGAAAGGCAGGCGTTGGATCATGATTTGAAAAGCAAGGAAAAGGAACTAAGGAAAGCAAAAGAAATCGAACGTGAAGCCCTGGAGCGCCAGCAAAGGACAGATGCTAGGGGAAAGAAAAAGCAGGAGAAAGCAGGGCTACCGAGGATATCTATGAACACCTTAAAAAACAAAGCGGAAAATAGTACAGCAAAAGTTAAAGGTGTTCATGCTGAAAAGACAGGGATGCTTTCGCAGGAACTTAATGACTTAAGAAAAGAATTGCCCGAAGCAGATAAGATTAAATTTGGTTTTGATAATTCTTCATTGCATAAAGGAAAAATTCTTTGTTCAGTAAAAGAAATCAACCATAGTTATGACCAGAATCTTTTATGGAAAGAAAGGCTGAGCTTTCAGATAACAAGTGGTGAAAGACTTGTCGTGAAAGGACTGAACGGAAAAGGAAAAACAACTCTTATCAAAATTATTCTGGGAGAAATTAAACCCTTAATAGGAACGATTTATAAGGCAGATTGTAAAACGGTCTATATAGATCAGGAGTATTCCATCATAGACAATGATTTCAGTGTTTATGAACAGGCACAGACATTTAATTCAACCTCTCTGCAGGAGCATGAAGTTAAAATCAGGTTAAATAGGTTTCTTTTCACTAAAGATGATTGGGATAAGTCATGTTCTGTTCTAAGCGGAGGAGAAAAGATGCGGCTAATGCTTTGCTGTCTGACCATAAGCAGCCAGGTTCCTGATATTATTGTACTGGACGAGCCAACCAATAACCTTGATATTCAAAATGTAGAAATCATGACAGCAGCTATCAATGAGTATGAAGGAACGCTAATAGTTATTTCACATGATGAATATTTTCTGGAGCAGGTAGGAGTGGAGAGGGAGATAGAGTTGATATGA